One Bacillus sp. FJAT-52991 genomic region harbors:
- a CDS encoding glycosyltransferase encodes MNEKENSSEDKNKEDIKISIVIPAHNEEKYIGKCLESISKASKLFKNQVEIIVVLNRCTDRTEEIAKSYKCIIIKNNDKNLSKIRNAGVEIARGEIIVTIDADTQMNEHVLSKAEENLITGKYIGGGVTGKFERMSLGIFVSTLLLIGPLFFKYGAISVGIFWCYKKDFKSIKGFNEDMLMAEDADFAKRLKEWGKKKGKKYGTIQNGMITSSRKFDKHGDWVLLKRPKMILAYLKGKDQKYADEAYYENQDR; translated from the coding sequence ATGAACGAAAAGGAGAACTCTTCAGAAGATAAAAATAAAGAGGATATAAAAATTTCAATTGTAATACCCGCCCATAATGAAGAAAAGTACATTGGAAAATGCTTAGAATCTATTTCAAAAGCCTCAAAATTATTTAAAAATCAAGTTGAAATCATTGTTGTGTTAAATCGATGTACAGACAGAACGGAAGAAATTGCAAAATCGTATAAATGTATCATAATAAAGAATAACGATAAAAACCTTTCTAAGATTAGGAACGCAGGTGTTGAAATAGCTAGAGGTGAAATCATCGTTACAATTGATGCGGATACACAGATGAACGAACATGTGTTGTCTAAGGCAGAGGAGAACTTAATCACTGGAAAGTACATTGGAGGCGGAGTTACAGGAAAATTTGAAAGAATGTCTTTGGGAATTTTTGTTTCAACTTTGTTATTAATTGGGCCACTATTCTTTAAATATGGAGCAATTTCTGTGGGAATCTTTTGGTGCTACAAAAAGGATTTTAAATCGATTAAGGGATTTAATGAAGATATGCTTATGGCAGAAGATGCAGATTTCGCTAAACGATTAAAAGAGTGGGGAAAAAAGAAGGGGAAAAAATACGGGACGATTCAAAATGGGATGATAACTTCAAGCAGAAAGTTTGATAAACATGGAGACTGGGTTTTACTTAAACGTCCGAAAATGATCCTAGCTTATCTTAAAGGAAAAGACCAGAAATATGCGGATGAAGCATATTATGAAAATCAAGATAGATAA
- a CDS encoding CPBP family intramembrane glutamic endopeptidase — MILNIKNRKRNFILVSPIVVILLGFITATTCSKVIDEWAWVPLAIVYWSSLGICIKYFKGNKQIKDWLKKPQPSKLMVFFSLILGFFPMSVVMTNYELFNSIWLVVLWLLFAIINPFFEELYWRGLLLDAAMELFPKWIAMAYSTIFFVLSHPLMWGVFSIANAHYHVFIYLTILGVVWSYTYFQTQSLRWVILSHFFVDIGIMTVPVFLNLYVPPNV, encoded by the coding sequence GTGATTTTAAACATTAAAAATAGGAAAAGGAACTTCATTCTAGTCTCACCGATCGTGGTCATTTTACTAGGCTTCATCACAGCAACGACGTGTTCAAAGGTAATCGATGAGTGGGCATGGGTTCCGCTTGCTATTGTTTATTGGAGTTCACTTGGTATTTGTATAAAATATTTTAAAGGAAATAAGCAAATTAAAGATTGGTTAAAAAAGCCGCAACCATCAAAGTTAATGGTATTTTTCAGCCTCATCCTTGGTTTTTTCCCTATGTCTGTGGTTATGACGAACTATGAGTTATTTAACTCTATTTGGCTAGTCGTTCTTTGGCTATTATTTGCCATCATCAATCCATTTTTTGAAGAATTGTATTGGAGGGGTCTATTATTAGACGCTGCAATGGAACTGTTTCCTAAATGGATCGCTATGGCGTATTCAACGATTTTCTTTGTACTTAGTCATCCATTGATGTGGGGCGTATTTTCTATTGCCAATGCCCATTACCATGTGTTTATTTATTTAACGATATTGGGTGTGGTTTGGTCTTATACATATTTTCAAACGCAAAGTTTAAGATGGGTGATACTTTCGCATTTTTTTGTAGATATAGGAATAATGACCGTACCCGTCTTTTTAAATTTGTATGTACCTCCTAATGTGTGA
- a CDS encoding nucleotidyltransferase domain-containing protein yields the protein MNENVNIPNEVNSLLLDYTNLLEAELSDVIYGVYLYGSIALSAFDERKSDVDFITILKRSLTNTELDRLSKLHQKVKKMNPLAEKLDGMYICLADIGKENNDLQPYPCCASGTFKKSQYWDINHVTWWTLKHHGISVIGVNLDELKIPTIWCDVEKTMSYNVNKYWANKAKIGWYFLLDDGVEDAVLTTCRIYCSLKYKKIIPKEKAVEYALQTLPNKWNLLFKEALRLRHDDHTSSFFSSRWKRAKETKKFLLYMINDCNVKYINNKVKQ from the coding sequence ATGAATGAAAATGTAAACATACCAAACGAAGTAAACTCATTATTACTAGATTATACGAACTTGCTGGAGGCTGAATTGTCTGATGTGATCTATGGAGTTTACCTTTATGGTTCGATTGCTCTATCAGCATTTGATGAACGAAAGAGTGATGTTGATTTTATAACGATTTTAAAAAGAAGTTTAACAAATACAGAGTTAGATCGTTTAAGTAAACTTCACCAGAAAGTGAAAAAAATGAATCCTCTTGCTGAGAAACTGGATGGAATGTACATCTGTTTAGCGGACATCGGTAAGGAAAATAACGATTTACAACCTTACCCCTGTTGTGCAAGTGGAACATTTAAGAAATCTCAATACTGGGATATCAATCATGTGACATGGTGGACACTAAAACATCATGGTATATCAGTCATAGGCGTCAACTTGGACGAGCTAAAGATTCCTACAATCTGGTGCGATGTTGAAAAGACAATGAGCTATAACGTAAACAAATATTGGGCTAATAAAGCCAAGATCGGCTGGTATTTCCTGTTGGATGATGGGGTTGAGGATGCAGTATTAACCACGTGTCGAATCTATTGTTCGTTAAAGTATAAGAAGATTATTCCGAAAGAGAAAGCAGTCGAATATGCGTTACAAACGCTCCCAAACAAATGGAATTTACTGTTTAAAGAAGCTTTGCGATTACGACATGACGACCATACAAGCTCGTTCTTTTCATCAAGGTGGAAACGAGCGAAAGAAACAAAGAAATTTCTACTGTATATGATTAATGACTGCAACGTGAAATATATAAACAATAAAGTAAAGCAATAG
- a CDS encoding HAMP domain-containing sensor histidine kinase, protein MLKHAKRNLILLYTISTGMILTLVIGLLFYSSIKQAITFEKNIFQNAIFSVNYFIQNETDLTHSQLSEIENQTHVMIDIQEIDPSYKGSLSSKTNREFLFKTLKNELNKIVIAVNLFEDSVYKNPIVTIKGEKHDYYYGTSLTFPNEKETIYILYYLDFSKIISLKTVLTYIFIEVIGLLLLFLLSNILVKKALIPIDINIQKQKEFVAAASHELKSPLAVIQANASAIKFEPSQASFYIKGILNECQRMSRLIQDMLFLASNDSHRWTIKKELIDTETFLIETYETHISYCHEKKQILTLDLPKEELPPFHADKERLSQVLAILLDNAISYSPAKSVVTIRSFIQNDSIVFDIEDHGLGIPNTAKEYIFDRFYRADPSRSDKKHVGLGLSIALEIVKLHNGKISLKDTVHGGCTFSVELPIE, encoded by the coding sequence ATGCTGAAACATGCAAAAAGAAATCTCATACTGTTATATACGATTTCTACTGGAATGATTCTAACATTAGTCATAGGTTTGCTTTTCTATTCTTCCATTAAACAAGCTATTACGTTTGAAAAAAACATATTTCAAAATGCAATTTTTTCTGTAAATTACTTCATTCAAAACGAGACAGACTTGACGCATTCTCAGTTATCCGAAATAGAAAATCAAACACATGTCATGATTGATATTCAAGAAATAGACCCATCCTATAAAGGTTCATTATCTTCCAAAACAAATAGAGAATTTTTATTCAAAACTTTAAAAAATGAGCTAAATAAAATTGTCATTGCAGTTAACCTTTTTGAAGATTCAGTATATAAAAATCCTATTGTCACGATAAAAGGTGAGAAGCATGATTATTATTATGGAACCAGTCTGACATTCCCTAATGAAAAAGAGACAATATATATACTTTATTACTTAGATTTCTCTAAAATAATATCTTTGAAAACAGTACTCACTTATATATTTATTGAAGTAATTGGATTACTACTTCTATTTCTTCTAAGTAACATACTAGTGAAAAAGGCCTTAATTCCTATTGACATCAATATTCAAAAACAAAAAGAATTTGTAGCAGCTGCATCGCATGAGTTAAAGTCTCCATTAGCTGTCATTCAAGCAAATGCTTCTGCGATTAAATTCGAGCCTTCTCAAGCTAGTTTTTACATAAAAGGTATTCTAAATGAATGTCAACGAATGTCTCGATTAATACAAGATATGTTATTCCTAGCCTCCAATGATTCTCATCGTTGGACGATCAAAAAAGAGCTCATAGATACTGAAACATTTTTAATTGAAACATACGAAACTCATATATCGTATTGCCATGAAAAAAAACAAATACTGACACTTGATTTACCAAAAGAAGAATTACCGCCTTTTCATGCCGATAAAGAACGATTATCGCAAGTACTTGCTATTCTTTTGGATAATGCGATCAGCTATTCTCCAGCCAAAAGTGTGGTTACTATTCGTTCCTTCATTCAAAATGATTCAATAGTTTTTGACATTGAAGATCATGGTCTGGGCATCCCTAACACTGCAAAAGAATATATCTTTGATCGTTTTTATCGAGCAGACCCATCCAGATCAGATAAGAAACATGTTGGATTAGGTTTAAGTATTGCACTGGAAATTGTGAAATTACACAATGGAAAAATTTCATTAAAAGATACCGTACATGGTGGGTGTACTTTTAGTGTTGAACTTCCCATTGAATAA
- a CDS encoding SMI1/KNR4 family protein: MSIWVKECLQQIDDMVLAMKDAGMDIVRYEKAEGMSNSELTELEQQLGVTLPEKLQELLQSCRHLTYLWDFPDSVMEPDTLPAMSGEMGWSSIEVGWFEDPTDLECVGELDDRRYLSFSSSGAGNPVMLDIKNDFSVVCFLHEEGEIVTLAPNLEAFIRTIIQLYGAWIWEWTDVTNEHGIDLKCEALQQWQTWMTRFLSISLEAATSLEELIEYTLYHGIELEKVQQAYEAYDRFDIFKAWYDRMVCDPSHFSYWTKMMGATAKKGAADWVRALWEPDMFDMYLNGEAPFVQTEDELRSIRARLSYDALPEKEALDHIFQDLELQASKYNQKIDGFDANAQLAKFHSQRVISWMKNWVRNPIDGWDSLFTSSKPTVAILMEWLDESEICEKVAVNALCMMLKKDALPIMNEMDSEALQTKLVHIQDKAILRTYKRKIEEIIEQLPY, from the coding sequence ATGAGCATATGGGTAAAAGAATGCCTGCAACAAATCGACGACATGGTGTTAGCGATGAAAGATGCAGGAATGGACATTGTTCGTTACGAAAAAGCGGAAGGAATGAGTAATAGTGAGCTGACCGAACTGGAACAACAGCTTGGAGTCACCTTACCTGAAAAATTACAGGAGCTATTGCAAAGTTGCCGCCATCTCACTTATCTTTGGGATTTCCCAGACTCTGTGATGGAACCAGATACTTTACCAGCTATGAGTGGAGAAATGGGCTGGAGCTCCATTGAAGTCGGCTGGTTTGAAGACCCAACAGATCTGGAATGTGTAGGAGAATTGGATGATCGACGGTACCTTTCCTTCAGCAGCTCCGGAGCGGGTAACCCAGTGATGTTGGACATAAAGAACGATTTTTCTGTTGTTTGTTTTTTGCATGAAGAAGGCGAAATCGTCACTTTAGCACCGAATTTAGAAGCCTTTATTCGAACGATTATTCAACTGTATGGAGCTTGGATTTGGGAATGGACGGATGTGACAAATGAACATGGCATTGACTTAAAATGTGAAGCGCTGCAACAGTGGCAAACGTGGATGACTCGCTTTCTAAGCATTTCATTAGAAGCAGCAACAAGCTTAGAGGAATTAATTGAGTATACGCTTTATCATGGCATTGAATTAGAAAAGGTTCAACAGGCGTATGAAGCTTATGATCGATTCGACATTTTCAAAGCTTGGTATGATCGAATGGTGTGTGATCCTTCCCACTTTTCCTATTGGACCAAAATGATGGGAGCCACCGCAAAGAAAGGTGCGGCAGATTGGGTTCGAGCGTTATGGGAACCGGACATGTTTGACATGTACTTAAATGGCGAGGCTCCATTTGTTCAAACAGAAGATGAATTAAGAAGCATTCGAGCTCGTTTAAGTTATGATGCTTTACCAGAGAAAGAAGCGCTTGATCATATTTTTCAAGATTTAGAACTTCAAGCTTCAAAGTATAACCAAAAGATCGATGGGTTTGACGCGAACGCCCAATTAGCTAAATTTCATTCTCAGCGAGTCATTTCATGGATGAAAAATTGGGTACGAAATCCGATTGATGGTTGGGATTCTTTATTCACCAGTTCGAAACCTACCGTAGCCATATTAATGGAATGGCTAGATGAGTCAGAAATCTGCGAGAAAGTCGCAGTTAATGCCCTATGTATGATGTTAAAAAAAGACGCCTTGCCTATCATGAACGAAATGGACAGCGAAGCCTTACAAACAAAATTGGTTCATATCCAAGACAAGGCCATCTTACGTACTTATAAGCGAAAAATTGAAGAGATTATAGAGCAGCTTCCTTATTAA
- a CDS encoding ankyrin repeat domain-containing protein: protein MSIFEAIKAKEWEKVIELAKGEQRNAQDASWRTPLHVMITHKCPANWIEAYLQLEPNLEIKDKLGETVLSKAIKFGNSEVVELLIQYGVQLNHPKGIRYTPWYQARYDKKIADLLIETEDAFRLTLTKQEQSLIDELLYEESAEILMRKLEYLNSSELIHAYVMQFNWDDDLWPLEWLLHNRTVHLVTTMEMYDLLGVNEILEDTAYRSEEADQLALKIIDQLLGGKIR, encoded by the coding sequence TTGTCTATATTTGAAGCGATTAAAGCAAAAGAGTGGGAAAAAGTAATCGAGCTAGCAAAAGGTGAACAGCGAAACGCTCAAGATGCTTCTTGGCGTACACCATTGCATGTAATGATTACTCACAAATGTCCGGCGAATTGGATAGAGGCCTATCTTCAGCTGGAGCCTAATCTTGAAATAAAAGATAAACTCGGTGAAACAGTTCTTAGTAAAGCGATTAAGTTTGGAAATAGCGAGGTAGTCGAACTGCTCATTCAATATGGAGTACAGTTGAATCATCCGAAAGGTATTCGTTATACCCCATGGTACCAAGCGCGCTATGATAAAAAGATAGCGGATCTTTTAATCGAGACAGAAGATGCCTTTCGATTAACTTTAACCAAACAAGAACAATCCTTGATTGATGAACTGCTATATGAGGAATCAGCGGAGATTCTTATGAGGAAATTAGAGTATTTGAATTCGTCGGAGCTTATTCATGCTTATGTGATGCAGTTTAATTGGGATGATGACTTATGGCCGCTGGAATGGTTACTACATAACCGAACGGTTCACCTTGTGACAACGATGGAAATGTATGATCTTCTCGGAGTCAATGAAATTTTAGAAGATACTGCCTATCGATCAGAGGAAGCTGACCAGCTCGCTCTTAAAATCATAGACCAGCTTCTAGGGGGAAAAATAAGATGA
- a CDS encoding excalibur calcium-binding domain-containing protein has translation MWSNIDNDQTIFLSNRYESKHDRDKDGWACER, from the coding sequence TTGTGGAGCAACATAGATAATGATCAAACTATTTTTTTAAGCAACAGATACGAGTCTAAACATGACCGTGATAAAGATGGCTGGGCTTGTGAAAGATAA
- a CDS encoding TetR/AcrR family transcriptional regulator yields the protein MPRQDEQNKQIRDARSEQILQAAAQVFARRGMAAAKISDIAKEAGLSHGLVYHYFKSKEEIFTTLVKKASENSMDIIQQANQREGTPLQKLQWMTEQMIESIGSGEEVLLFLIMIQASTSDAVPEEVKETLKMSSPVEVTAPLIIAGQREGEIIQADPIQLTVTYYALIQGLAINKIQWQECPMPDPMMIINIFRKRGE from the coding sequence ATGCCGAGACAGGATGAACAAAATAAACAAATTCGAGATGCTAGAAGTGAACAAATTTTACAAGCGGCGGCTCAAGTATTTGCACGCAGAGGGATGGCCGCAGCAAAAATTAGTGATATTGCTAAAGAAGCTGGCTTAAGTCATGGGCTTGTTTATCATTATTTTAAATCAAAAGAAGAAATCTTTACGACTTTGGTTAAAAAAGCATCGGAAAATTCAATGGATATAATTCAGCAAGCAAATCAGCGAGAAGGGACACCTTTACAAAAGTTACAATGGATGACTGAACAAATGATAGAAAGTATTGGGAGCGGCGAAGAGGTCCTTCTTTTCCTAATTATGATTCAAGCTAGTACGTCAGATGCGGTTCCAGAAGAAGTGAAAGAAACGTTAAAAATGTCCTCGCCAGTGGAAGTAACTGCTCCTTTAATCATTGCGGGACAGAGAGAGGGAGAAATCATTCAAGCTGATCCAATACAATTAACTGTCACTTATTATGCTTTGATCCAAGGGTTAGCTATTAATAAAATTCAATGGCAGGAATGCCCCATGCCTGATCCGATGATGATTATCAATATTTTTCGGAAAAGGGGAGAGTAA
- a CDS encoding HXXEE domain-containing protein has translation MHKNLFYKILWALPIIFAIHNVEELPQLGSWANEHLAGESFAFLRELYSFHSLAFAMVLLTVVVAVVVILEYKFRNKLTFMLTMLSACLLLINGLTHIVQSMVFQSYMPGLISAVLLLIPYMSFVLYLSMKANRIRLRTIGFYLVISVIVMVPIIFIFLILSRWVMR, from the coding sequence ATGCACAAAAACCTTTTTTACAAAATACTGTGGGCACTCCCGATTATTTTTGCCATACATAATGTCGAAGAACTCCCCCAGTTAGGAAGCTGGGCGAATGAACATTTAGCAGGTGAGTCTTTTGCATTTTTGCGAGAGTTATATTCTTTTCATTCCTTAGCGTTTGCGATGGTCCTGTTAACGGTCGTCGTGGCGGTAGTGGTTATCCTTGAGTATAAATTTAGAAATAAGCTCACCTTCATGTTAACCATGCTGAGTGCCTGTTTATTGCTTATTAATGGATTGACTCACATCGTTCAATCGATGGTTTTTCAAAGCTATATGCCTGGGTTAATATCTGCGGTTTTATTGTTAATTCCATATATGTCCTTTGTATTGTACCTTTCAATGAAAGCGAATCGCATTCGATTAAGAACAATTGGTTTCTATCTTGTGATTAGCGTCATTGTGATGGTACCGATTATTTTTATTTTTCTAATTCTATCAAGGTGGGTCATGAGATGA